The following proteins are encoded in a genomic region of Deltaproteobacteria bacterium:
- the genX gene encoding EF-P lysine aminoacylase GenX, producing MNGTIWKLAAKKPVLQRRQSILEAVRRFFIDRDFLAVETPNRVPAPAPETHIDIFPCRGWFLHPSPEICMKRLLAAGYEKVFQICKCYREGERGTRHLTEFTLLEWYRAGADYTMLMTDCEELFLETARSLNSARNLVYQGHEVDLSPPWERLTVEEAFRRHAAVSAEDALSGDRFEEILVDRIEPHLGFGKPTFLCDYPLPLASLARTKKDHPSVAERFELYLFGMELANGFSELTDADEQRYRFQRAIDERSRWGKPALPLPEPFLEDLTRMPESAGIALGLDRLVMVLTDSSKIDQVVAFTPEML from the coding sequence GTGAACGGGACAATCTGGAAACTGGCGGCGAAAAAGCCTGTTCTTCAGAGGCGCCAATCGATCCTGGAGGCGGTCCGCCGCTTTTTCATTGACCGAGATTTCCTGGCCGTGGAAACCCCCAACCGGGTACCCGCGCCGGCGCCGGAAACCCATATCGATATCTTCCCCTGCCGAGGCTGGTTTCTCCATCCATCGCCGGAAATATGCATGAAACGGCTTCTGGCCGCCGGGTACGAAAAAGTCTTTCAGATCTGCAAGTGTTATCGTGAGGGGGAGAGGGGAACCAGGCATCTGACGGAGTTCACACTTCTGGAATGGTATCGTGCAGGGGCGGATTACACCATGTTGATGACGGACTGCGAGGAATTGTTTCTGGAGACCGCCCGCTCCCTGAATTCGGCCCGGAATCTCGTCTACCAGGGCCATGAAGTGGACCTGTCCCCCCCATGGGAGAGGCTGACTGTTGAGGAGGCTTTTCGCCGTCACGCCGCCGTTTCGGCTGAAGACGCTTTGTCCGGGGATCGTTTCGAAGAAATCCTCGTTGACCGGATCGAGCCCCACCTGGGCTTCGGGAAGCCGACTTTTCTGTGTGATTATCCTCTGCCCCTGGCCTCTCTTGCCAGAACGAAAAAAGACCACCCCTCCGTTGCGGAACGTTTCGAACTTTATCTTTTCGGAATGGAGCTGGCGAACGGCTTTTCGGAGCTGACGGACGCCGATGAACAACGATATCGTTTTCAGCGGGCCATTGACGAAAGAAGTCGGTGGGGCAAGCCCGCTTTGCCCCTGCCTGAACCTTTTCTCGAGGATCTGACACGGATGCCGGAGTCGGCGGGTATCGCCCTGGGGCTGGACAGGCTGGTTATGGTCCTGACCGATTCATCGAAGATCGACCAGGTGGTCGCTTTCACGCCGGAGATGTTGTAG
- the efp gene encoding elongation factor P, which translates to MYNASDLRKGLRLKIDGDPYIITEFNFVKPGKGQALYRCKLKNMISGSQFERTFRSVDSFEEADLQEKKMQFLYREEEKYCFMDNNTYEQVFLTADQIGDASNFLLENLEVEILFFEDKALGISIPNFVDMVVTEAEPWIKGDSVTGNNKPVILETGYRINVPAFVEEGDRIRVDTRTGEYLTRVKE; encoded by the coding sequence ATGTATAATGCAAGTGATTTAAGAAAGGGCCTGCGGCTGAAAATTGATGGAGATCCGTATATCATTACAGAGTTCAATTTTGTGAAACCCGGAAAAGGGCAGGCCCTTTACCGGTGCAAGTTGAAGAACATGATCAGCGGGTCTCAGTTTGAACGGACCTTCCGTTCCGTCGATTCGTTCGAGGAAGCCGATCTCCAGGAAAAGAAAATGCAGTTCCTCTACAGGGAAGAGGAGAAGTACTGTTTCATGGATAATAACACCTATGAGCAGGTGTTCCTGACAGCCGACCAGATTGGCGATGCCTCAAATTTCCTTTTGGAGAACCTGGAGGTGGAGATTCTCTTCTTCGAAGACAAGGCTCTGGGAATCAGTATTCCCAATTTCGTGGACATGGTGGTGACGGAAGCCGAGCCTTGGATTAAGGGTGATTCGGTTACGGGGAATAACAAGCCCGTTATTCTGGAAACCGGTTACAGGATCAATGTTCCCGCTTTTGTCGAAGAAGGGGACAGAATTCGCGTTGATACCCGGACGGGGGAATATCTTACGAGGGTGAAGGAATGA
- a CDS encoding KamA family radical SAM protein — protein MTGQSEAGSPWRGVSERDWNNWRWQLSHGLREPASLPVEVWGQGATPDGIARVTANYPLCVTPYYLSLMGQGGLQDPIALQCVPQVRELDMDILCEPDPLREEAAMPVPALVHRYTDRCLVMVTRQCAVHCRHCNRKRRWKRGGDSVEQIDIGRMVEYVSSNRKIREVIFSGGDPLMWSDGKLDALLGAFRAIPHVEILRIGSRIPVVMPMRITRALCRIFKRHRPVWFNTQFNHASEITPESARACEMLLETGIPVSNQSVLLRGVNDTFETMKDLLYGLQRVSVRPYYLFQCEPVTGAAHFMTEINIGIAMMKQIWRECSGLCQPAYVLDTADGRGKVPLTVHSSLSSGGLA, from the coding sequence ATGACAGGGCAGAGTGAAGCGGGGTCCCCATGGCGGGGGGTATCGGAAAGGGATTGGAACAACTGGCGATGGCAGCTTTCACACGGCCTCAGAGAACCGGCCTCACTGCCGGTGGAGGTCTGGGGACAGGGGGCGACGCCGGATGGGATCGCCCGGGTCACGGCGAATTATCCTCTTTGCGTCACGCCCTATTACCTGTCTCTTATGGGGCAGGGCGGTCTGCAAGATCCTATCGCCCTTCAGTGTGTTCCCCAGGTTCGGGAACTGGATATGGATATCCTCTGTGAACCCGACCCCTTGCGGGAAGAAGCGGCGATGCCCGTTCCGGCATTGGTACATCGTTATACGGACCGTTGTCTGGTCATGGTGACCCGTCAATGTGCGGTTCATTGCCGCCATTGCAACCGGAAGCGGCGCTGGAAAAGGGGGGGGGATTCTGTCGAGCAAATAGACATTGGGCGAATGGTGGAGTACGTTTCATCCAACCGAAAGATCCGTGAGGTGATTTTCTCGGGCGGCGACCCCCTGATGTGGAGCGATGGGAAACTCGACGCATTGCTCGGAGCTTTCCGCGCCATCCCTCATGTGGAAATTCTTCGCATTGGAAGCCGGATCCCGGTTGTTATGCCCATGAGGATCACCAGGGCCCTCTGCCGCATTTTCAAACGGCATCGTCCTGTCTGGTTCAACACACAGTTCAACCATGCTTCGGAAATTACGCCGGAATCAGCGCGCGCCTGCGAGATGCTCCTGGAGACCGGGATACCCGTGTCCAACCAATCCGTTCTCCTGCGCGGGGTGAACGATACTTTCGAGACCATGAAGGATCTGCTTTATGGACTCCAGCGTGTGTCCGTTCGCCCATATTATCTGTTCCAATGTGAACCCGTAACGGGAGCGGCTCATTTCATGACAGAGATCAACATCGGGATCGCCATGATGAAACAAATCTGGCGGGAATGTTCCGGTCTTTGCCAGCCCGCCTATGTCCTCGATACGGCGGACGGACGGGGGAAAGTGCCGCTTACGGTGCATTCTTCCTTGTCTTCCGGCGGTCTTGCATGA
- a CDS encoding DUF721 domain-containing protein, translating to MARRRGARHLQQVGDVLARVLKKAGMRLPVQDNRLKEAWNSAVGVMIAAQTHPDRIRDGTLFLKVSTSVWMHQLQFLKQDILEKFQKRWQAEPVHRLHFSVGKWAGAPTAGQEKTFFQPTATLLKKRDRKMIEESLVEVRDQELQIVLRRAMLKELARRRYLEHHRRGPV from the coding sequence ATGGCCAGAAGAAGGGGGGCAAGGCATCTACAGCAGGTTGGGGATGTTTTGGCCCGGGTACTCAAAAAAGCTGGTATGCGCCTGCCGGTTCAAGACAATCGCTTGAAAGAGGCTTGGAACAGCGCCGTGGGCGTTATGATTGCGGCCCAGACCCACCCCGACCGGATAAGGGACGGGACACTTTTTCTGAAGGTCTCGACGTCGGTTTGGATGCACCAACTCCAATTCCTGAAACAGGACATTCTGGAAAAATTTCAAAAACGCTGGCAGGCGGAGCCGGTTCATCGGCTTCATTTTTCCGTGGGGAAATGGGCCGGTGCCCCCACCGCGGGACAGGAGAAGACTTTTTTTCAGCCGACGGCGACACTCTTGAAAAAAAGAGACAGGAAGATGATCGAGGAAAGCCTCGTGGAAGTCAGGGATCAGGAATTGCAGATTGTCTTGAGGCGTGCGATGCTGAAGGAGCTGGCTCGACGGCGTTACCTGGAACATCATCGACGGGGTCCGGTTTGA
- a CDS encoding molybdenum cofactor biosynthesis protein MoaE: protein MGLTEMIGKIKSHPDYHKVGMILCHNGVARGTSRNGRPIRELTVTADHRRLAEVIEEMKARPGIIELLVEINEGKLDIGDDVMYVAVAGDIRENVFPVLMDTINTIKKEVTQKREV from the coding sequence ATGGGCCTAACAGAAATGATCGGGAAAATCAAGTCACACCCCGATTACCACAAAGTCGGCATGATCCTTTGCCATAACGGGGTGGCCCGGGGGACATCACGGAACGGGAGACCCATTCGCGAACTGACCGTTACGGCGGACCATCGGCGCCTGGCGGAAGTCATCGAAGAAATGAAAGCCCGGCCGGGTATTATCGAATTGCTCGTCGAAATCAACGAAGGGAAATTGGACATCGGCGATGATGTCATGTACGTTGCCGTTGCCGGCGATATCCGGGAAAACGTCTTCCCCGTCCTTATGGATACCATAAACACCATAAAAAAAGAGGTAACACAAAAAAGGGAGGTGTGA
- a CDS encoding HD domain-containing protein — protein sequence MHAFKQDLILRFIRTFLPAITHVRQYTTAHQLTHSSIQDAYDHLIAAMGDDSDLSLLFVDDRVVVDSEPLEDTLHSSRFIQLFKERGIQHLHFFRDITLDEMTSFIEFLLIPSKESEESTTFPHIQFGKVGLKYRDDIESDEPDETDKAEFEDPEEGNRAGDRDRQASLQVAENFEALQERDMDVMVGIYNAVKKRGALPDQEIGKMVADIINAIRQGSAVLLNFSPLRVLDEYTFSHSTNVCILTIAQAMALGVKDETLHDMGVAAMLHDIGKIFIPEDILLKPEALTDEEWMFVRKHPQKGAEYLLSRPGIPALATIVAYEHHMLYDYSGYPGVSAGWRQNICSQMTSISDYFDALRTKRVYRDSIEMDLICEQMRHMSGNTLEPFLTRNFLILLNKISDGAAGPEQGH from the coding sequence ATGCATGCTTTTAAACAAGATCTGATTCTCCGTTTCATTCGTACCTTTCTCCCCGCAATTACCCATGTCCGTCAGTATACAACGGCACACCAATTGACCCATTCCTCGATCCAGGACGCGTATGACCATCTTATCGCGGCCATGGGCGACGATTCGGATCTGTCGTTGCTTTTTGTCGATGACCGGGTGGTTGTTGATTCGGAACCCTTGGAGGATACCCTCCACAGCAGCCGGTTCATCCAACTGTTCAAGGAAAGGGGTATCCAGCATCTTCATTTTTTCCGTGACATCACGCTGGACGAGATGACTTCGTTCATCGAATTTTTACTCATCCCATCAAAAGAGTCGGAGGAATCCACAACCTTTCCCCACATCCAGTTCGGGAAAGTCGGGTTGAAGTACAGGGACGATATCGAAAGTGACGAACCCGATGAAACAGACAAGGCGGAATTTGAGGATCCGGAGGAAGGAAACAGGGCTGGGGACCGTGACAGACAGGCATCCCTGCAGGTTGCGGAAAATTTCGAAGCCCTCCAAGAGAGGGATATGGACGTGATGGTCGGGATCTACAACGCGGTGAAAAAGAGAGGCGCCTTACCCGATCAGGAAATCGGGAAGATGGTGGCCGACATCATCAACGCGATCAGGCAGGGGTCGGCGGTGCTGTTGAATTTCTCGCCTCTGCGTGTTCTCGATGAGTATACGTTCAGCCATTCGACAAACGTGTGCATCCTCACCATTGCCCAGGCGATGGCTCTCGGTGTAAAAGACGAAACCCTTCACGATATGGGTGTGGCTGCCATGCTTCATGATATCGGTAAAATCTTTATTCCGGAGGACATTTTACTTAAACCGGAGGCATTGACCGATGAGGAATGGATGTTCGTCAGAAAGCATCCGCAGAAAGGGGCGGAATATCTTTTAAGCAGGCCCGGCATACCCGCCTTGGCGACCATTGTTGCCTATGAGCACCACATGCTTTACGACTATTCAGGGTATCCCGGGGTTTCCGCCGGCTGGCGGCAGAATATCTGTAGCCAGATGACTTCCATCTCCGATTATTTTGATGCGCTTCGCACAAAACGGGTCTATCGGGACTCCATAGAAATGGATCTCATCTGCGAACAGATGCGCCACATGTCCGGAAACACCCTGGAACCGTTCCTCACCCGGAATTTCCTGATCCTGCTGAACAAGATATCCGACGGTGCGGCGGGACCCGAGCAAGGTCATTGA
- a CDS encoding HEAT repeat domain-containing protein codes for MQRQMDVKIIHDLIHALNMAVSKLASYPSGHPFVLESFEKVEEILDEIFAIQPRLVLKIGKNTIVVGSSTLDPQNPIFARFAGTLFEHGIIGLILEKGLATEELMAFNRIISQKRNDVQREGGIEALLARENVRHLQTRLIDYGLFSLQDGEEGSDLSPDGLHAATFWERFVRGFFQGALVSGGEESKYRLDMDPGELASILNEWYSRGGMDDGGTSFKACMENLRGLYWSGDELLVKRMVTFIKSLDSELRDHFLQSFFTILSDDIGMAEDILADLPVEIILEALERHTKQGMYIPPNILKISQKLARKAVGMNGEGADMSGSLGSREELLDKLKIIFKEDETDKFVPADYKRILHKMIAVEEIVAPGLASYPQLEETLTAQNIESGVNAIMVEIISNYDADEAIPEEMLQNLRNRCLSLARSADFQAAAKILERIGQRRISPEEVRNGSSATLVEVVADSDFTYEVLNSMDVVDKEHHHWIAELVAMTGTAFVDPLLDRLAEEENKALRLYYLGLLKQMGGSIRDHILRRLKDKRWYFVRNLLVILRQLDDPSILEPLHSLLNHTHPRVRQELLYTLLVLGDPKADKILLEELNSAEQERRLKAVSMAGKATSPEVVAVLVGFLQKRGLDHDSFTLKKASVHALAEIGAPSVLPVLSHILRSFVLFRRQRAHLLKLEIIDSLSSYAAEDVGPMLQKISSGRPHDLAVRALQVLKSLKVDKSCMLLNKI; via the coding sequence ATGCAGCGTCAGATGGATGTCAAAATCATTCATGACTTGATCCATGCCCTGAACATGGCTGTGAGCAAACTTGCCTCCTATCCCTCCGGACACCCCTTTGTTCTGGAATCCTTTGAGAAGGTCGAAGAAATTCTTGACGAGATTTTTGCCATTCAGCCCCGCCTGGTCCTGAAGATTGGAAAAAACACCATCGTGGTGGGGTCCTCGACCCTGGACCCGCAGAACCCGATTTTCGCGCGGTTTGCCGGAACCCTCTTCGAGCACGGGATCATCGGTTTAATCCTCGAAAAGGGTCTCGCTACAGAGGAACTGATGGCGTTCAACCGCATCATCTCGCAAAAAAGAAATGACGTTCAGCGGGAGGGGGGGATTGAGGCGCTTCTCGCCAGGGAAAACGTCCGCCACCTTCAAACCCGCCTGATCGATTACGGCTTATTCTCTCTTCAGGATGGGGAGGAGGGAAGCGACCTGTCCCCGGATGGGTTACACGCGGCGACATTTTGGGAAAGGTTCGTCAGGGGGTTTTTTCAAGGGGCTCTTGTGTCGGGGGGGGAGGAGAGCAAATACCGCCTCGACATGGACCCGGGGGAGTTGGCTTCCATTCTGAACGAATGGTACTCAAGGGGGGGGATGGACGACGGGGGAACCTCATTCAAAGCTTGTATGGAAAACCTGAGGGGGCTGTACTGGTCCGGGGACGAACTGCTCGTAAAGCGGATGGTGACGTTCATCAAATCCCTGGACAGCGAACTACGCGACCACTTCCTTCAGAGTTTTTTCACCATTCTTTCTGACGATATCGGCATGGCCGAGGATATTCTGGCGGATCTGCCCGTGGAAATTATTCTGGAAGCCCTGGAAAGGCACACAAAGCAGGGCATGTATATACCGCCCAATATTTTGAAAATCTCTCAGAAGCTTGCCAGGAAGGCGGTGGGTATGAACGGGGAAGGGGCGGACATGTCCGGTTCCCTTGGTTCCAGGGAGGAACTGCTGGATAAGCTGAAGATAATTTTCAAGGAGGATGAGACCGACAAGTTTGTCCCAGCGGATTATAAGCGGATATTGCATAAGATGATCGCTGTCGAGGAGATTGTTGCGCCGGGGTTGGCCTCTTATCCGCAACTGGAAGAAACCCTGACCGCCCAAAATATTGAATCCGGCGTGAACGCCATTATGGTTGAAATCATTTCCAATTACGATGCCGATGAGGCCATTCCAGAGGAAATGCTCCAAAATCTCCGGAATCGTTGCCTGTCGCTGGCGCGCAGCGCCGATTTTCAGGCAGCCGCCAAGATTCTGGAAAGGATCGGTCAGAGACGCATATCCCCGGAAGAAGTTCGGAACGGTTCCTCCGCGACTCTGGTGGAGGTTGTTGCCGACAGTGATTTTACATATGAAGTGCTCAATTCCATGGACGTTGTGGACAAGGAGCACCACCACTGGATCGCCGAACTCGTCGCGATGACGGGAACGGCCTTTGTCGATCCCCTTCTGGACCGGCTGGCCGAGGAGGAGAACAAGGCCCTCCGTCTTTATTATTTAGGTCTCCTTAAACAAATGGGTGGTTCCATCCGGGATCATATTTTGAGAAGATTGAAGGATAAGCGGTGGTATTTCGTCAGGAATTTGTTGGTTATACTCAGGCAGCTCGACGACCCGTCGATTCTCGAACCCCTCCACAGCCTCCTGAACCACACCCACCCCAGAGTTCGGCAGGAGCTACTGTACACGCTCCTCGTTCTGGGAGACCCAAAGGCGGACAAGATCCTTTTGGAGGAATTGAATTCGGCGGAACAGGAGCGGCGTCTGAAAGCGGTGTCAATGGCCGGAAAAGCCACAAGTCCGGAGGTCGTCGCGGTTCTCGTGGGTTTTCTACAAAAGCGGGGATTGGACCATGACAGTTTTACCTTGAAAAAGGCATCGGTCCATGCCCTGGCCGAAATAGGGGCGCCCTCCGTTTTGCCCGTCCTGTCCCATATTCTGAGGTCCTTTGTATTGTTTCGCAGACAGCGCGCCCACCTGCTGAAACTCGAAATCATCGATTCCCTGAGCAGCTACGCTGCCGAAGATGTCGGACCCATGCTGCAGAAAATATCCAGCGGCCGCCCCCATGACCTGGCCGTCCGGGCACTCCAGGTCCTGAAATCATTGAAGGTGGACAAATCATGCATGCTTTTAAACAAGATCTGA